In Streptomyces sp. NBC_00569, a single genomic region encodes these proteins:
- a CDS encoding MFS transporter, which translates to MILYAAVAFMAGSAVCALAPSFPILLIGRALQGVCMVVAPAAYGLIRDILPARAVPVAMGAITTGLGLSSLAGPLIGGALVSAFGFRAVFWFCLLYAAVLAPVVLLVLPESTVRLRRRIDGAGGLLLGSGVGALLLAVGQGRAWGWLSPSTLSCFTVAAGLLALFVRVELRAEEPLVDLRLLTGPALRWTLLATYGGAFAIGGYGYLIPLLVQSPESAGYGLGLGAMGVALFLVPQGVLASVCGPLGGLLARHRAPRTALLVAASALTASSLCVALLHTAAWQFFLAAVLQGVGFGFFFVSASNLVIEAVPATHTAVSAGMMGVANNLGNATGVTVFGAVLAAHLLTGGHDGHPAVHAESGFVLALLTAACAAGGALLIAAFMRHGRTPATGGATAPAH; encoded by the coding sequence GTGATCCTCTACGCCGCCGTCGCGTTCATGGCGGGCTCTGCGGTCTGTGCGCTGGCTCCGTCCTTCCCGATACTGCTCATCGGCCGCGCACTGCAGGGCGTGTGCATGGTCGTGGCCCCAGCGGCGTACGGGCTGATCCGCGACATCCTGCCGGCGCGTGCCGTACCCGTGGCCATGGGCGCCATCACGACAGGGCTCGGGCTCAGTTCCCTCGCGGGTCCGCTGATCGGCGGTGCGCTCGTCAGCGCCTTCGGGTTCCGGGCAGTCTTCTGGTTCTGCCTGCTCTACGCGGCGGTGCTCGCCCCGGTCGTGCTGCTGGTGCTTCCCGAGTCGACGGTGCGGCTGCGGCGGCGGATCGATGGCGCGGGCGGGCTGCTGCTCGGTTCGGGCGTCGGAGCCCTGCTGCTGGCGGTGGGCCAGGGCAGAGCCTGGGGGTGGCTGTCCCCCTCCACTCTGTCCTGCTTCACCGTAGCTGCCGGACTCCTCGCCCTCTTCGTACGGGTCGAACTGCGTGCCGAGGAACCCCTCGTCGACCTGCGGCTGTTGACCGGGCCCGCACTGCGCTGGACGTTGCTGGCCACGTACGGCGGCGCGTTCGCCATCGGCGGCTACGGCTATCTCATCCCGCTGCTCGTGCAGTCCCCCGAGTCGGCGGGATACGGACTCGGCCTCGGTGCGATGGGGGTGGCGCTGTTCCTGGTGCCGCAGGGGGTGCTGGCGTCGGTGTGCGGACCGCTGGGCGGCCTGTTGGCCCGGCATCGTGCGCCCCGTACGGCCCTGCTGGTCGCCGCGTCGGCACTGACGGCGAGCTCGCTGTGCGTGGCTCTTCTGCACACCGCCGCCTGGCAGTTCTTCCTCGCGGCAGTCCTGCAGGGCGTCGGGTTCGGGTTCTTCTTCGTCTCCGCGTCGAACCTGGTGATCGAGGCCGTGCCCGCCACGCACACCGCCGTGAGCGCCGGAATGATGGGCGTCGCCAACAACCTCGGCAACGCCACCGGTGTGACCGTGTTCGGTGCCGTACTCGCCGCCCATCTCCTCACCGGCGGCCACGACGGGCACCCCGCCGTCCACGCGGAGTCCGGCTTCGTTCTCGCCCTGCTCACCGCCGCCTGCGCTGCGGGGGGCGCCCTGCTGATCGCGGCATTCATGCGGCACGGCCGCACACCCGCGACCGGCGGCGCCACGGCCCCGGCGCACTGA
- a CDS encoding ABC transporter ATP-binding protein, with the protein MPCATAGPLPVAEPSHLRRATLELIRLDRRAFATLIALNALAAGAGLVGPWLLGGIIDAVKAGGGTTAVDRFALAIVVCAAAQLVLTRYARLVGDRFGERTSARVRERFVDRVLALPASVVERAGTGDVTTRGSTDVASVAVTLRDIGPDVLIAAVQALFILGAVFALDPLLGACAVVGLSGIWFAGRWYLHRARCAYLAEGAANSVLAELVATTASGARTIEAFGLQQRRLTACREAIERCRRTRMRTLLLRSVLLPSVDVSYVFPVVGVLLVGGVLRDHGAMSLGAVVASAVYLRQLSAPLDTILQRLEQLQASSASFARVEGLGQIPQVPAGTSSAPADNRIEVAGVHYAYDDGGDVLHGVDLTVKVGERLAIVGPSGAGKSTLSRLLAGIDAPRTGTATVGGAPIRGLRPELLRRQVVLITQEHHVFLGTVRDNLLIGAQGATDSELHAALAAVGAEWADDLPDGLDTDLGAAGHRLDGAQAQQLALARVVLADPHTLILDEATALLDPRTARHTERALAAVLEGRTVIAIAHRLQTAHDADRIAVMEGGRITELGPHDDLVASNGAYAALWQSWQGEQPST; encoded by the coding sequence GTGCCGTGCGCGACGGCCGGCCCACTGCCCGTCGCCGAGCCGTCTCATCTACGCCGTGCGACGCTTGAGCTGATTCGTCTCGATCGACGCGCCTTCGCCACCCTGATCGCCCTCAACGCGCTGGCAGCCGGCGCCGGCCTCGTCGGCCCGTGGCTGCTCGGCGGGATCATCGACGCGGTCAAGGCGGGCGGTGGTACGACGGCCGTGGACCGGTTCGCGCTCGCCATCGTCGTATGTGCGGCAGCGCAGTTGGTGCTCACGCGGTACGCCCGGTTGGTGGGGGACCGTTTCGGCGAGCGGACTTCGGCGCGGGTGCGTGAGCGGTTCGTCGACCGCGTGCTCGCGCTGCCGGCATCCGTCGTGGAGCGCGCCGGAACGGGCGATGTGACCACCCGTGGCAGCACCGATGTCGCGTCTGTCGCCGTCACTCTGCGCGACATCGGGCCGGACGTGCTCATCGCCGCGGTGCAGGCGTTGTTCATCCTCGGCGCGGTCTTTGCTCTTGACCCGCTGCTCGGCGCCTGTGCGGTGGTGGGGCTGAGCGGCATCTGGTTCGCCGGCCGCTGGTACCTGCACCGGGCGCGCTGCGCCTATCTCGCTGAGGGAGCCGCCAATTCGGTGCTCGCGGAGCTTGTGGCGACCACGGCCTCCGGCGCGCGCACCATCGAGGCCTTCGGCTTGCAGCAGCGACGCCTCACCGCGTGCCGGGAGGCGATCGAGAGGTGCCGGCGCACGCGGATGCGGACGCTGTTGCTGCGCAGCGTGCTCCTCCCGTCCGTGGACGTCTCTTACGTCTTTCCGGTGGTCGGCGTGCTGCTCGTCGGCGGCGTGCTGCGCGACCACGGCGCCATGAGCCTGGGTGCGGTGGTCGCTTCCGCGGTGTATCTGCGGCAACTGTCTGCCCCGCTGGACACGATCCTGCAGCGTCTGGAGCAACTGCAGGCCAGCAGCGCCTCCTTCGCCCGGGTCGAGGGGCTGGGACAGATACCCCAGGTACCCGCCGGCACCTCCAGTGCTCCCGCCGACAACCGCATCGAGGTGGCCGGCGTGCACTATGCCTACGACGACGGCGGCGATGTACTGCACGGCGTCGACCTGACCGTGAAGGTGGGCGAACGGCTGGCGATCGTCGGCCCTTCCGGTGCGGGCAAGTCCACCCTGAGCAGGCTGCTCGCGGGCATCGACGCGCCACGCACCGGAACGGCGACGGTCGGCGGGGCCCCGATCCGCGGCCTCCGTCCCGAACTGCTGCGCCGACAGGTCGTCCTGATCACCCAGGAACACCACGTCTTCCTCGGCACGGTCCGCGACAATCTGCTGATCGGGGCGCAGGGCGCCACTGATTCTGAACTCCACGCCGCCCTGGCGGCCGTCGGTGCCGAGTGGGCCGATGATCTGCCGGACGGCCTGGACACCGATCTGGGCGCTGCAGGGCATCGGCTCGACGGCGCGCAGGCACAGCAACTCGCCCTGGCACGTGTGGTGTTGGCCGATCCACACACGCTGATACTCGACGAGGCCACCGCACTCCTCGACCCGCGCACCGCACGCCACACCGAACGCGCGCTGGCCGCTGTCCTCGAAGGGCGCACCGTCATCGCCATCGCGCACCGCCTGCAAACCGCCCATGACGCCGACCGGATCGCCGTGATGGAAGGCGGCCGCATCACCGAACTCGGCCCCCACGACGACCTCGTGGCCTCGAACGGCGCTTACGCCGCGCTGTGGCAGTCGTGGCAGGGCGAGCAGCCGTCGACGTAG
- a CDS encoding RNA-guided endonuclease InsQ/TnpB family protein: MKLVVRVKLLPTPVQAAALEATLHACNEAATWAASVAFETKAQRPLQLRKHTYAEIRLRWGLGAQAAQHAIKKTCDAYTTLKANLRAGRYGRPGSRQHTRAAGKPIAFRPQAAQPYDDRMLSWQHQTCTVSIWTTTGRLKNVAFTGQADQLKVLAAHRRGESDLVYQGGKWFLIATCDIDETTPNTHPAGFLGVDLGIVNIAVTSDGTRHCGRRINRKRNNDRKLRSKLQKKNTKSAKRRAKKHAGKEARRAKDINHKISKRIVAEAERTGRGIALEQLTGIRERARLRKPQRTTLHSWPFAQLGSFIAYKAKKAGVPIMYVDPAYTSQECSQCHHTARHNRPSQAVFACRVCGFVDHADHNASHNIRRRGWMAWVCGAQSTAPELTLIA; the protein is encoded by the coding sequence GTGAAGCTGGTGGTGCGGGTGAAGCTGCTGCCAACGCCCGTGCAGGCGGCGGCACTTGAGGCGACCCTGCACGCCTGCAACGAGGCCGCCACATGGGCCGCCTCCGTCGCCTTCGAGACGAAGGCACAACGTCCGCTTCAGCTGCGCAAGCACACCTATGCCGAGATCCGCCTGCGGTGGGGGCTGGGCGCTCAGGCTGCCCAGCACGCGATCAAGAAGACCTGTGACGCCTACACGACCTTGAAGGCGAACCTGCGGGCGGGACGTTACGGACGGCCCGGTTCCAGGCAGCACACTCGCGCCGCGGGCAAGCCCATCGCCTTCCGGCCCCAGGCGGCGCAGCCATACGACGACCGGATGCTGTCCTGGCAGCACCAGACATGCACGGTATCGATCTGGACCACCACCGGACGGCTGAAGAACGTCGCGTTCACCGGGCAGGCCGACCAGCTCAAGGTCCTGGCGGCGCACCGGCGGGGCGAGTCCGACCTGGTGTACCAGGGCGGGAAATGGTTCCTGATCGCCACCTGCGACATCGACGAAACGACCCCGAACACTCACCCGGCCGGCTTCCTCGGTGTCGACCTGGGCATCGTGAACATCGCGGTCACCTCCGACGGGACACGGCACTGCGGTCGCCGCATCAACCGCAAGCGGAACAACGACCGCAAGCTGCGCTCCAAGCTGCAGAAAAAGAACACCAAGTCCGCCAAGCGGCGGGCGAAGAAGCACGCCGGCAAGGAAGCCCGCCGTGCCAAGGACATCAACCACAAGATTTCGAAGCGGATCGTGGCGGAGGCTGAACGCACCGGTCGCGGGATCGCCCTGGAACAACTCACGGGCATCCGCGAGCGGGCACGGCTGAGAAAGCCCCAACGCACCACGCTCCACTCCTGGCCCTTCGCCCAGCTCGGCTCCTTCATCGCCTACAAGGCGAAAAAGGCCGGAGTGCCGATCATGTATGTCGATCCGGCCTACACCAGCCAGGAATGCTCGCAGTGCCACCACACCGCACGCCACAACCGGCCTTCCCAGGCCGTTTTCGCGTGCCGGGTCTGCGGATTCGTTGATCACGCAGACCACAACGCGTCCCACAACATCCGCCGACGCGGCTGGATGGCGTGGGTCTGCGGGGCCCAGTCAACGGCCCCCGAACTCACCCTCATCGCGTGA
- a CDS encoding sulfatase-like hydrolase/transferase, whose protein sequence is MKKKPNILLVVSDQERQRGWLPPQVRLPWRERLLAEGLEFTNYWTHSAPCSPSRATMMTGQYVTQHQVAENVIFPWQPELPTTVPTIGTALRKAGYGTSYIGKWHLSRSTRPDMEAYGYGDWDGNDHHFMGMAGTGVHFDPVIAANAANWLRHNAGSQEPWFLTVALVNPHDVMWYPIDQPEYQRANPRMLEFVRSFLDADDWGRGQAIPPFEDAYDEIFDELPENFDDDLHTKPDTQRQWRHDQQNSLWGRIEPKDKKSWLRQLDYYVRLHQLGDESLGTVLGALEESGGWNDTVIIFTSDHGDMCGSHGLRSKGPFVYDEIMRVPCYVKATGLTRPGSTTDSLASHVDLASTICALAGAAPAPSFRGKDLSPILSDPAAKVRDYVLFAHDSVHTRQIQQTRYAVRGMFDGRYKYARYFGVGGGLPADRPEIPEPTKMLFGPDADFDDCDHELYDLQDDPHELVNLAMDRGRRNEMRDRFTLMRSVERTDLAPLKSTGP, encoded by the coding sequence GTGAAGAAGAAGCCCAACATCCTGCTCGTCGTCTCCGACCAGGAGCGTCAGCGCGGCTGGCTACCGCCACAGGTCCGGCTGCCCTGGCGCGAGCGGCTGCTCGCCGAGGGCCTGGAGTTCACCAACTACTGGACTCACTCAGCCCCTTGCTCCCCCTCCCGCGCGACCATGATGACCGGGCAGTACGTGACCCAGCACCAGGTCGCCGAGAACGTGATCTTCCCCTGGCAGCCCGAACTGCCCACCACGGTCCCAACCATCGGCACCGCCCTGCGCAAGGCCGGCTACGGCACCTCCTACATCGGCAAGTGGCACCTGTCCCGATCCACGCGGCCCGACATGGAGGCGTACGGATACGGCGACTGGGACGGCAACGACCACCATTTCATGGGCATGGCCGGCACCGGCGTGCACTTCGACCCCGTCATCGCCGCCAACGCGGCCAACTGGCTCCGGCACAACGCCGGTTCGCAGGAGCCGTGGTTCCTGACCGTAGCGCTCGTCAACCCGCACGACGTGATGTGGTACCCGATCGACCAGCCGGAGTACCAGCGGGCCAACCCGAGGATGCTGGAGTTCGTCCGGAGTTTCCTGGACGCCGACGACTGGGGGCGCGGCCAGGCGATCCCGCCCTTCGAGGACGCCTACGACGAGATCTTCGACGAGCTCCCCGAGAACTTCGACGACGACCTCCACACGAAACCGGACACCCAGCGGCAGTGGCGGCACGACCAGCAGAACAGCCTGTGGGGGCGCATCGAACCAAAGGACAAGAAGTCCTGGCTGCGGCAGCTCGACTACTACGTCAGGCTCCACCAGCTGGGCGACGAAAGCCTCGGCACCGTCCTCGGCGCCCTGGAGGAGTCCGGCGGCTGGAACGACACCGTCATCATCTTCACCTCCGACCACGGCGACATGTGCGGCTCCCACGGCCTGCGCTCCAAGGGCCCCTTCGTCTACGACGAGATCATGCGCGTCCCCTGCTACGTGAAGGCAACCGGCCTCACCCGCCCTGGCAGCACCACCGACTCGCTCGCCTCGCACGTGGACCTCGCGAGCACCATCTGCGCGCTGGCCGGGGCCGCTCCCGCCCCCTCCTTCCGCGGCAAGGACCTCTCCCCGATACTCAGCGATCCAGCGGCGAAGGTGCGCGACTACGTGCTCTTCGCGCATGACTCGGTGCACACGCGGCAGATCCAGCAGACCCGCTACGCGGTGCGCGGCATGTTCGACGGCCGCTACAAGTACGCCCGTTACTTCGGCGTCGGCGGCGGCCTGCCCGCCGACCGGCCCGAGATCCCCGAACCCACGAAGATGCTCTTCGGCCCGGACGCCGACTTCGACGACTGCGACCATGAGCTCTACGACCTCCAGGACGACCCGCACGAACTGGTCAACCTGGCCATGGACCGCGGCCGCCGCAACGAAATGCGCGACAGGTTCACGCTGATGAGGTCCGTCGAGAGGACAGACCTGGCACCACTGAAGAGCACAGGCCCCTGA
- a CDS encoding ABC transporter ATP-binding protein: MTDTSIAPGIPDRRGPGWYLWWLVTCQRGRCGVGAVLGSVWMVGLTLPPFVLSRAVDDGLEPGHLGALAGWCAVLLAVGVVNAWLAIMRHRTMTKVRLDGAFRTVQVVVEHATRLGAVLPRRVQAGEVVTIGFGDAAAMANTLTVTGPGVGAVFAYAVVAAFLLSVSWLLAVVVLLGVPLLALLVGPLLGRLQGVQMAYREQQGGLTARFGDIVAGLRVLGGLGGKQVYAERYRLDSQALKAQGYRVAAVTSWIGAFGVGLPMLFLAVVTWLAARMAAQGAISVGDLVAVYGYVAVLVVPVSFFIEGGSDLSRGLVAARRLLRFLDLEPGVADPTAGVDAPGPTSVLCDPASGVEVAPGKLTALVSARPSQAAAVIERLGRFTDTAATRGAVRLDDIVLEQVRDGILVADSEAELFAGTLREVVAGRREQDEAALARAVRAAMADDIVLGLRGGLDSPIDAQGRNLSGGQRQRIRLVRALLADPEVLMTAEPTSSLDAHTEAAVAAGLRAVRDGRPTARRRAVSSTPCDA; the protein is encoded by the coding sequence ATGACCGATACATCCATTGCTCCGGGGATTCCGGATCGGCGCGGCCCTGGCTGGTATCTGTGGTGGCTGGTCACCTGTCAGCGTGGCCGGTGCGGTGTCGGGGCGGTGTTGGGCAGTGTTTGGATGGTCGGTTTGACGCTGCCTCCTTTTGTGCTCTCCCGCGCGGTCGATGACGGGCTGGAGCCGGGGCATTTGGGTGCGCTGGCGGGTTGGTGCGCGGTGCTGCTGGCCGTGGGGGTGGTGAATGCCTGGCTGGCCATCATGCGGCACCGCACGATGACCAAGGTTCGGTTGGATGGCGCCTTTCGTACGGTGCAGGTCGTGGTGGAGCACGCGACGCGGCTGGGGGCTGTGCTGCCGCGCCGGGTCCAGGCCGGAGAGGTGGTCACGATCGGGTTCGGTGATGCCGCGGCGATGGCGAACACGTTGACCGTCACCGGCCCCGGGGTCGGCGCTGTGTTTGCTTACGCCGTCGTCGCCGCGTTTTTGCTCTCCGTCTCCTGGCTGCTCGCCGTGGTCGTGCTGCTGGGTGTGCCGCTGCTCGCGCTGTTGGTCGGGCCGTTGCTGGGCCGGTTGCAGGGGGTCCAGATGGCTTACCGGGAGCAGCAGGGTGGGCTCACGGCCCGGTTCGGGGACATCGTCGCAGGACTGCGCGTCCTGGGTGGTCTTGGTGGCAAGCAGGTGTACGCCGAGCGTTACCGCCTTGACTCGCAAGCGCTGAAGGCGCAGGGGTACCGGGTCGCGGCGGTGACCAGTTGGATCGGTGCCTTCGGCGTCGGTCTGCCCATGCTGTTCCTTGCCGTGGTCACCTGGCTCGCGGCCCGAATGGCTGCTCAAGGGGCCATCAGCGTCGGGGATTTGGTGGCCGTCTATGGGTATGTCGCGGTTCTCGTGGTGCCGGTGTCGTTCTTCATCGAGGGCGGCTCCGATCTCAGCCGTGGACTGGTCGCCGCACGGCGTCTGCTGCGCTTCCTCGACCTGGAGCCCGGCGTGGCCGACCCCACGGCAGGCGTGGACGCGCCCGGGCCGACGTCCGTGCTGTGTGATCCGGCCTCCGGCGTCGAGGTGGCGCCCGGGAAGCTGACCGCGCTGGTCAGCGCCCGGCCCTCGCAGGCCGCGGCCGTGATCGAGCGCCTCGGACGGTTCACCGACACGGCGGCGACCCGGGGCGCGGTACGGCTCGACGACATCGTCCTTGAGCAGGTCCGCGACGGCATCCTGGTCGCAGACAGCGAGGCCGAACTGTTCGCCGGCACACTGCGCGAAGTGGTCGCGGGTCGTCGGGAACAGGACGAGGCGGCCCTCGCCCGCGCCGTCCGCGCGGCCATGGCGGACGACATCGTGCTGGGCCTGCGCGGCGGGCTCGACTCGCCCATCGATGCGCAGGGCCGCAACCTCTCCGGCGGCCAGCGGCAGCGTATCCGCCTGGTACGGGCGCTGCTGGCCGATCCCGAGGTACTGATGACAGCCGAGCCCACCTCGTCACTCGACGCGCACACCGAAGCGGCTGTCGCGGCCGGGCTGCGTGCCGTGCGCGACGGCCGGCCCACTGCCCGTCGCCGAGCCGTCTCATCTACGCCGTGCGACGCTTGA
- a CDS encoding TetR/AcrR family transcriptional regulator, with protein MATVRTPTTSTRVRLIEVAERLYAERGLNAVSSREIAAAAEQRNTSAVAYHFGTKRALIDAIYAHRLAPASEEQLRLLAGLDEQERGHDLRSLVAILVHSMTGRLGTPEEPGWFLRFVANALYVHEIAPFDLTAQEWTRGVHALRSRIDACMADLPAEVRAQRWDFLIGLLLHTLAQQEHLLQLHGEAPSGLATRDLLAAGLVDSAVALLSAPVSPATRHLLAGPAGTAATPSS; from the coding sequence ATGGCGACCGTGCGAACCCCGACGACGAGCACCCGAGTCCGGCTCATCGAAGTGGCGGAACGGCTCTATGCCGAGCGCGGCCTCAACGCCGTGTCCTCCCGAGAGATCGCCGCGGCGGCCGAGCAGCGCAACACCTCGGCCGTCGCCTACCACTTCGGCACCAAGCGCGCCCTGATCGACGCGATCTACGCCCACCGCCTTGCCCCGGCGTCCGAGGAGCAACTGCGCCTGCTCGCCGGGCTCGACGAGCAGGAGCGAGGCCACGACCTGCGCTCTCTCGTGGCGATCCTCGTCCACTCGATGACAGGCCGGCTCGGCACCCCGGAGGAACCCGGCTGGTTCCTCCGCTTCGTCGCCAACGCCCTGTACGTGCACGAGATCGCCCCCTTCGACCTCACCGCCCAGGAGTGGACCCGCGGCGTGCACGCCCTGCGCAGCCGGATCGACGCGTGCATGGCCGACCTGCCCGCCGAAGTCCGTGCCCAGCGCTGGGACTTCCTGATCGGCTTACTGCTGCACACCCTCGCCCAGCAAGAGCACCTGCTCCAGCTGCACGGCGAGGCACCCAGCGGCCTCGCCACCCGGGACCTGCTCGCGGCCGGCCTCGTCGACTCGGCCGTCGCCCTGCTGAGCGCACCCGTCTCCCCGGCCACCCGCCACCTTCTCGCCGGGCCGGCAGGAACGGCCGCCACGCCCTCGTCATAG